The Cherax quadricarinatus isolate ZL_2023a chromosome 20, ASM3850222v1, whole genome shotgun sequence genome has a window encoding:
- the LOC128703737 gene encoding mucin-2 isoform X3, producing the protein MCAAKPNRQYTATGKDQRRNNSWQVPSSSSSATFTPKHTSAPVNYGVPVAKVKPMSMPVLRPTPTPAPIRMQTLAPTVKMSSMSRPIATPMFNPTPIPRCTPIPKSHSAPIGASTHTAIQNLKSKPIVASTSTPIQTSKPKPIVTSTSTPIQISKPKPTAPPIEKSIQTSKPKVADTSIVSSTCTPIHTTKSKPKQAPIVNPMYTPMQTTKHKDTPIVTTTCTPMQTNKHKDTPIVTSHCTPMQTPKPKEAPIVTSTCTPMQTPKPKEAPIVTPTYTPMQTTKHKDTPIVTPTCTSMQTTKHKGTPIITSHCIPMQISKPKEVPIITSTCTPMKTPKLKVTETPITNSPCMPMQGSKPKVTEGPIVTSSCMPMQASMPKVTETPIVTSPCTPMQTPKPKGAFIVTSSCTPMQTSKHKEAPILTSTCTPMQTSKHKEPIVTSTCTPMQTPKPKEAPIVTSLCTPIQTPKPKEAPIVTSPCTPMQTPKPKEAPIVTSPCTPMQTPKPKEAPIVTSPCTPIQTPKPKEAPIVTSPCTPMQTPMPKEAPIVTSTCTPIQNPKPKEAPIVTSPCTPMQTPKPKEAPIVTSTCTPIQNPKPKEAPIVTSPCTPMQTPMPKEAPIVTSTCTPMQTPKPKEAPIVTSPFIPIQTPKPKEAPIVTSPCTPMQTPKPKEAPILASTCTPMQTPKPKEAPILASTCTPMQTPKPKEAPVATSPYTPMQTSKPKEAPIATSICTPMQTSKHREAPIVTSTCIPMQTSKHKEAPIVTSTCTPMQTPKPKEAPIVTSPCTPMQTPKPKEAPIVTSPCTPMQISKPKETPIVAFTCTPMQTSKHKEAPIATSTCTPTQTSKHKEAPIATSTCTPTQTSKHKEAAIVTSISTPMPTFIPDVMETPITSTSIPIDPLKPTEVPTVTLSKTSKRTRKRSPKVAVVPPTFISIPNPNPSPVTVSLPIVMPLSATIQTPTPTPSVTPTYTTMQTPKPILMSVPLVTPTYTSIQTQNLIPVSVCNAASTYTSIHTPLSVSTPTSIPTPVSKHTQSSSSSSFISRTWTSLFSPKPNSIFASKPKPTSVPRSAPMAAAAHVPSVSGIPNNVVRFVCISDTHNKTGCLPFPIPDGDVLLHGGDFTIKGKLHEAQVFNDWLGLQSIVT; encoded by the coding sequence GAAAAGACCAGAGAAGGAATAATAGTTGGCAGGTGCCTAGCTCTTCATCCAGTGCTACGTTCACTCCTAAGCACACATCAGCACCTGTGAACTATGGGGTTCCTGTGGCCAAGGTGAAACCCATGTCCATGCCTGTACTTAGACCCACACCCACTCCTGCACCCATACGCATGCAAACATTAGCACCCACAGTCAAAATGTCATCCATGTCCAGACCTATAGCTACACCCATGTTTAATCCCACACCCATACCCAGATGCACACCTATTCCCAAATCCCATTCAGCACCCATTGGTGCTTCTACACATACAGCCATTCAAAATCTCAAGTCCAAACCCATTGTTGCTTCCACAAGCACACCCATACAAACTTCCAAGCCCAAACCCATTGTTACTTCCACAAGTACACCTATACAAATTTCCAAACCCaaacccacagcaccacccattGAAAAATCCATACAAACTTCCAAGCCCAAAGTTGCAGATACGTCCATTGTTTCTTCCACCTGCACACCCATACACACTACAAAGTCAAAGCCCAAACAAGCACCCATTGTTAATCCCATGTATACACCCATGCAAACAACCAAGCACAAAGACACACCCATTGTTACTACCACTTGTACACCCATGCAAACAAACAAGCACAAAGACACACCTATTGTAACTTCTCATTGTACACCCATGCAAACTCCCAAGCCCAAAGAAGCACCCATTGTTACTTCCACTTGTACACCCATGCAAACTCCAAAGCCCAAAGAAGCACCCATTGTTACTCCCACTTACACACCCATGCAAACAACCAAACACAAAGACACACCCATTGTTACTCCCACTTGTACATCCATGCAAACAACTAAACACAAGGGCACACCCATTATTACTTCCCATTGTATACCCATGCAAATTTCCAAGCCCAAAGAAGTACCCATTATTACATCCACTTGTACACCAATGAAAACTCCCAAGCTCAAAGTCACAGAAACACCCATTACTAATTCCCCATGTATGCCCATGCAAGGTTCCAAGCCTAAAGTCACAGAAGGACCCATTGTTACATCCTCATGTATGCCCATGCAAGCTTCCATGCCTAAAGTCACAGAAACACCCATTGTTACTTCCCCATGTACACCTATGCAGACTCCCAAGCCCAAAGGAGCATTCATTGTTACTTCCTCATGTACACCCATGCAAACTTCCAAGCACAAAGAAGCACCCATTCTTACCTCCACTTGTACACCAATGCAAACTTCCAAGCACAAAGAACCCATTGTTACCTCCACCTGTACACCCATGCAAACTCCCAAGCCCAAAGAAGCACCCATTGTTACTTCCCTATGTACACCCATTCAAACTCCCAAGCCCAAAGAAGCACCCATTGTTACTTCCCCATGTACACCCATGCAAACTCCCAAGCCCAAAGAAGCACCTATTGTTACTTCCCCATGTACACCCATGCAAACTCCCAAGCCCAAAGAAGCACCCATTGTTACTTCCCCATGTACACCCATTCAAACTCCCAAGCCCAAAGAGGCACCCATTGTTACTTCCCCATGTACACCCATGCAAACTCCCATGCCCAAAGAAGCACCTATTGTTACTTCCACTTGTACACCCATTCAAAATCCCAAGCCCAAAGAAGCACCCATTGTTACTTCCCCATGTACACCCATGCAAACTCCCAAGCCCAAAGAAGCACCCATTGTTACTTCCACTTGTACACCCATTCAAAATCCCAAGCCCAAAGAAGCACCCATTGTTACTTCCCCATGTACACCCATGCAAACTCCCATGCCCAAAGAAGCACCTATTGTTACTTCCACTTGTACACCCATGCAAACTCCCAAGCCCAAAGAAGCACCCATTGTTACTTCCCCATTTATACCCATTCAAACTCCCAAGCCCAAAGAAGCACCTATTGTTACTTCCCCATGTACACCCATGCAAACTCCCAAGCCCAAAGAAGCACCCATTCTTGCTTCTACTTGTACACCCATGCAAACTCCCAAGCCCAAAGAAGCACCCATTCTTGCTTCTACTTGTACACCTATGCAAACTCCCAAGCCCAAAGAAGCACCTGTTGCTACTTCCCCATATACACCCATGCAAACTTCCAAGCCCAAAGAAGCACCCATTGCTACCTCCATTTGTACACCCATGCAAACTTCCAAGCACAGAGAAGCTCCCATTGTTACCTCCACTTGTATACCCATGCAAACTTCCAAGCACAAAGAAGCACCCATTGTTACCTCCACTTGTACACCCATGCAAACTCCCAAGCCCAAAGAAGCACCCATTGTTACTTCCCCATGTACACCCATGCAAACTCCCAAGCCCAAAGAAGCACCAATTGTTACTTCCCCATGTACACCCATGCAGATTTCCAAGCCCAAAGAAACACCCATTGTTGCCTTCACTTGTACACCCATGCAAACTTCCAAGCACAAAGAAGCACCCATTGCTACTTCCACTTGTACTCCCACTCAAACTTCCAAGCACAAAGAAGCACCCATTGCTACTTCCACTTGTACTCCCACTCAAACTTCCAAGCACAAAGAAGCTGCCATTGTTACTTCCATTAGTACACCCATGCCAACTTTCATTCCTGATGTCATGGAAACTCCCATTACTTCCACATCTATACCCATAGATCCACTCAAACCCACAGAAGTACCCACTGTTACCCTTAGTAAAACATCCAAACGAACTCGCAAGCGAAGCCCCAAAGTGGCTGTTGTTCCACCCACATTTATATCCATACCAAATCCTAATCCCAGTCCCGTAACTGTATCTCTGCCCATTGTTATGCCGCTGTCTGCAACCATTCAAActccaacacccacacccagtgtTACTCCCACATATACAACCATGCAAACTCCCAAGCCCATACTTATGTCTGTACCCCTTGTTACTCCCACATATACATCCATACAAACTCAAAATCTCATACCTGTATCAGTATGCAATGCAGCTTCCACATATACATCCATACACACTCCTTTGTCTGTGTCCACTCCTACATCCATACCTACTCCTGTATCCAAACACACAcaatcatcatcctcatcatcattcaTTAGTCGTACATGGACATCTTTATTCAGTCCCAAGCCCAATTCCATATTTGCTTCCAAGCCCAAACCCACGTCTGTGCCCAGATCCGCACCCATGGCTGCAGCAGCACACGTGCCCTCAGTTTCTGGAATACCTAACAATGTG